GGCATTTAAGTCACAATTGTTACAGTACATCATCGTGATCTCAGCTTTCTCTGTGGGCATAGCTGCTATTGCTTTTTTCTTTCCAGACTTGATTGTGTTGACTTTGTTTGGAGAGGCATATTTAAGCATAGCTCCTTATCTCTGGCTCTATGCTTTTGCCACGATGCTCTTTGCTCTATCCAATGTGTTTGTCTATTATTTCCTGTCGATAGATCAGTATTTGCCTGTGTATATTGCCATTTTTATGGGACTTTTGCAGGTACTTCTCATCTACTTTTTTCATGATAGTTTGATCCAAATTATCTATGTACAGATTGTCAACCTGAGTATTTTGTTGTTCATTCAGGGGATGTTTTTTGTCAGCAAGGCCTAGTAGATAGACTAGTGCCTTGTCAATAGTTTGTCCATATGGATCAAATACCAATCAGCAATGTCCGCCATGCTCAAAGAGGCCGCAGCTCGGAAATTTGCTCGTTCCAATTGGTTGCGATATTCGTCATCTATCAATAAGCGTTCGATAGCTTTTGCTAGGCTTTCGACATTTTCCGGTTCAAAGAATTCCCCTCGGTATCCTTCCTCCTCGACCAATAGAGCTAGGTCTCCAAGGTTAGGTAAAATGGCTGCTTTGCCATAGCTGCCCGCCTGATGCAAGACGCCAGAGCTACCAGTAGTGGAAGTGTAAGGAAAAACAACAACTGTCGATGATTTGAATATTCGAGGTACATCTTCCTCTTCTACATATCCGCTAAATACCATGTCAGGCACCTCTTTGTATTTTTCCTGGACTCCTTTGAGGTAACCGGCTACATTTGGGTTGTCAGTACCTGCTACTACGAGTTCTATGGGCATATCTACTCTTTTTCTGACTTCTACAATGGCCTCTATCAGTACCTCTACTTTTTTGTATGTACCAAACTTGCCAAACGTCATGACTTGACGTGGTCCCTCTGGGATACTGTAGTCTGGAATAGGAGGTACTTCAAATGATCCATGAGGCAGCAATACGATGTTGTTTTTTTTGTATTTAGCTTTCAATACGTCAACATATTTCTCAATTGTGACACCTACTAGATTCGAAGTTAAAATAAATCGTGTGAGGATGTTTCCTATCAGACCGTAAGCCCATTTCAAAATCGGGTTAGAGGTTAACCCTGCCTTGGTTAGGTCTACTTCTTCCATGATGTTGTGCAGTAGGACGATGTTTTTGTAACCAAACAATCTCAATAAGCCTGGGAGCATCAACCCCAAAGCAGCAG
The DNA window shown above is from Reichenbachiella sp. 5M10 and carries:
- a CDS encoding glycosyltransferase, translating into MINQLKIGMVSAYPPSKTTLNEYGFHLTRHFHEKEEVTEIQLYVEHLTDNQEYETDSDKLQFIPCWQFNSMNNAFSILKQVRKHKPDVVIINLQFLLFGDKKVAAALGLMLPGLLRLFGYKNIVLLHNIMEEVDLTKAGLTSNPILKWAYGLIGNILTRFILTSNLVGVTIEKYVDVLKAKYKKNNIVLLPHGSFEVPPIPDYSIPEGPRQVMTFGKFGTYKKVEVLIEAIVEVRKRVDMPIELVVAGTDNPNVAGYLKGVQEKYKEVPDMVFSGYVEEEDVPRIFKSSTVVVFPYTSTTGSSGVLHQAGSYGKAAILPNLGDLALLVEEEGYRGEFFEPENVESLAKAIERLLIDDEYRNQLERANFRAAASLSMADIADWYLIHMDKLLTRH